In the Silene latifolia isolate original U9 population chromosome 1, ASM4854445v1, whole genome shotgun sequence genome, gaaggatggtgagctaatcgaggtaaagagcatgttttgtgagatatggtgagtgatatagtcgtgttgagtaatataaaagtaagtgtatatgagcAAGGGTGATGTAGGTGTacagaaacgtgagaatgaaatattgaaatgagggatgcgaatagtggcatattggggtgtgtaaggatttatggagggagacagtTAGGATTGAGTTGcataaggatatatgtgataaaaggtcgctatagagagatggaaacgaatggtgtatagtgggatcgagttatgccgcgatgagtagatagtggttgatttgggaatttggaatatcaagagtTGAGCCTAGTATGTAATTCTttaggcaattaacggtatgagatgaacTTTTGGTTTCCTAGAGATACGACAGGGAGATACGGCTTattgaagagtaaccgttagtgtgtagacttgatggtGAGAAGGGTGAGagagaagcaagatgagagaggataaatgataagaaagaatgataagatattgatatgaattaatggaatttgagttgtggagtaacaagaaggtaatcggattatTAAGGAGTCAGGtagaagaaggaagaagataaATTATTAAGTGGTATTACTGGATGGAGGTAAATTGGGAGAACGTTGATCAAAGTTATTGGACATGGAAATAAGGAATCAAGGAAAGGCAAGATAGAATTATGAGAGGAtgtgagttaatagttatataagaattcaggacgacatgttagttGTCGGTCttgaggtattaagggagtaagaagttggtagagtgttcatgcgatatgagattttggtgggagCTTAGGTTACGAcacgataaaggatagaattgaaaataatgttgaggtaaattttgttgatggatttgatgttcgttatttgggatgataaccaaagagatgAAATGGATTGTGATAGTAAGAAATGATAGTAAGAGAGTATAGTAAGGATGGTGGTGTCGtattgttgtcactagtggttgaggatgatgttacattAAGAAAGTTAGTTATCCTAATGGGGTTGATTCTGTGGAGACTGATCAGTAGGTAttgttgtgagggagtataagaggtggatatatgaggtgttcgctagaagttgggtactgatgatatggctacgtccgccgggtggtgataattgtgtgtatgagaggatatgttataaagggcacctgagttaagggcacctgagttaagtccggattgGAGATATTCACTattaagtggtaacttacgtgatcaggattggctagttagattcgattatgggtccatgaggtgtgtaaaactttgtgtgaggtcctggcctcatgagtaatggtgtggcgtgatagttacgagtcgttatatgtgtgttccgcgtcatatgttatacttatatgtgtatgtatgatatctgtaagtaatggtgtgaggttccggcctcaagagtcTTGGTATGGATAATAatcataaggttggtatttgtgattCCGTCTAATgtgctgcgtcgtgatctggtagagcagttttaagaaagtcttgtggtcaaggaagttgtgctgagtcagtgttatgagatagtaaaagttgtgatggctatcgatgcggttttgtgcactgtgcacggtaattcgtgttgtgatacgagtattttcgtgttgtcatagatCGTTGTTTAGTTACTGCTATTTCTTGTCAatgtcggtcggggcatatagaccgttgtgttGTTTCCTAGTGTTCCTTACCAGTGTCGGTATGGGTAGGGTCTTATTGGTTtgtatagagtatgatatgaaagagagttgggcaTGGTTCTGTTATTGTCATGGtaaagtaatattctgttaatgggacaccgttgtgagaggttgttagagtgcttttgatcttgtgttagatgaggcattggtgacATAGTTGTGGAAAGAAATAGTGGAACATGTGTGTTATTGAACTGGAACTACaggtggtttagcaccttttcttgggacagcGAGTACAGAGTtttaggacttagtatcatgtcaagtcaagggtgagttttgtggtaataaaagagatgaacttgagaagttaatgtgagtatgtgtaacacttgaggattgtgagataagattgtggagatgagtgtatatgtatatagaagtatgtcgttgtgtggtaatgtagaagagatggagtagtggttatactgaggattctttgatatatgttatgggagtacagattaattggaggcacgagaacttttagagaaagagagtcctggatataggaatggttgtaggacTTGAGGTTATAGTGGTTTATAGTTGTCATGCggtagtaatgaggattatgggaggtatagcaaaggacctagtattagtgagttacgaggacgtaacatttatcttaagaggagtaggatgcgacaagagagtttgatggtcatacaggtgGCAATTgaaagtttgagtgttggtgtagaataaggatggatttgtgtgatggtcgattttatcacaggtaatggcagtgctcgtagtactatgatgtttaggagtgtgagtaacagattgtgtgaggatgtttatgtgtgtgagtaaacttcgaggacgaagttcgttttaaggtggtagaatgtaacattccgttttgatggttgaccttagtttgtggattgtcttggtattgagttgctagtgagtgttatggaagtgagacaaggttgacaacattatattgtggttattcgatggtattatggagttagtgtcgagagtctatgttgtagttgagacgatatcgtaaGTCGTGTCGAGAGACTATGTTGTAGTTGGGACGATATAGTAAGTCGTGTTGTGAAAGTAAGcttggttggtggagttagtgttaggtatccatgttttataggttgggttggaacttcggggacgaagttctttttaaggggggaagactgtaatactacggatttcttaggctaagtactcgaccgagtagagcctactcggccgagtagtgtagaTTGTGTAGTCTGATTGGCTACTGCTGAggaatactcgactgagtatgatgaatactcgaccgactagaggatactcggccgagtatactctatactcgaccgagtatctggtctggcgggtaatatttcagcggtttgattcggaagtaattagaacgatatatatttcgttaagcagtttcctaaacataatttacaaaacctaatcatcgtacgacgctctaatcactccaaatctctcctctgtgtgtgttGTCATCGTAGCTTTTgcattcaatctttcattcttccGTCGGTAAGTCCTTATCCCTATGTCattgatgattaattctagggtttgctttatttatgaatttgggggaaatgggattgtgcaatgtgtaattgtgttatatgattattgtttaggcgaggacttcgtagaggagtcCTTCTAGTGATTGTCTCCATCGTTGCTGATTGttactaaggtagggtttcctctactcagtactgttaattgattaagattgtatttgtttcataattgttgttatctgctgatcatcggaggatgggtgttgtggtgacggtgttgatgtggttgtgttgtgacggttgtggtgttgtgacagttgtgatgctaaggtgtgtgtgattgtggtggagtcacttgcgagagtggcttcacaccctagttcgccctccgtggaacccgtcacgggaggggatgtacacattaagggacagggattgatagtcgctcgttgatgagctggacttggtagGGATGGGCtacggtcccccaccggcggagtggattacctattgcgatgggtaatccggcagggctacacacttcggtgtgtagtcagttactgtggaggatgatcagccggttacattgtttttttgtcttatattgattgaatggtactgaccccgtgttgttattttataaaacctacggtgatccatttggggatggtgagcagattatgacaggtagtgcagatgtttagttatgggatagctatggggagtcatcactcgagtctagctttcgATGTCAAGAGACTcagcttgcattctttgtagttgttagacctctcagagttgtactttggtttggttttggaaacatgtaatcactaactctttgtactttaataaatgttgtttggaattggtaactttgatatgctAATCTCGGGAAACTGGTCGTGGAAGAGTGTCTGCAAAGTGAAGGAAGCTTTAAAGCATGGGTATGACAATGCTATCTGGACTGCTAACACCAAAGGGTACACCATTAGAAGTGGATATGATTGGCTCAGAACTCCCCACACTGTTCAAAGCTGGTCTAGCATTGTTTGGAATAGCTGGAATGTTCCTAAGCATTCAATCATCACTTGGCTTATCATGAATGATGGAATGAATGTTAAGGAAAAGCTGTACAAATGGGGTTGCAGTGTTGATGATCTCAGTCTTTGTCTCTCACACAGAGATCGAGACTACTGAACACCTTTTCTTGGCCTGCGAATACAGTTGCAGGGTCAGGGCAAAAGTGGAGACCTGGTTGGGGATGCAGTTCCCTGCTCGTAACAGTCTTATAAATGGAAACAAGAAGCAGTTGCAGTGGAAATTTTTGACTGCAATTCTGAATGCAGTATACTATAGTGTTTGGATGCAAAGGAATAATGCTCGGGTGAATGCTATGTTAGTAAGACCGGAGCATGTGGCTAAACAGATTCAAGATTTGGTTGTCAAGAGGCTTAAATTGAAGCTAGGCAGGAATAGTGACCAAAATGCAATAGGCTTGATGAGAAACATAGGAATGTAATGCCCTTTTTATAGTGTTCATAACTCTCTTCCTTGTATTCTTttgattctttgatataatatattctcacatttcaccaaaaaaaaaaaaaaatctcgggaaactgagatggtaacagtctttcatgctggggtagtccttggtaaggtaatttggtatgaggaggtgttacacactcaatcgagtaagttgtttactcgatcgagtaacgggtgtTCAGCGGGAAATTATAAATCGTaatatcgtgaaacccaaatcatttcttttcatttctcctaaacctagatgccgtcatatCATTTCTCCTTCACCTTAAGTCACCCTTTTGGAGCCTTTGAGggtggagacaccatggggatgggatgcttgagtcgggtagcggtcttgtcgtcGGAATGCTATGTATAGGGATGTTGTCATCATTATCATCGTCTTCCTTGGTTTCAGTTGTgattatggtagtagtaatagatggttgtgCTGGTtcttataggtggttatggtgattGCTTGTTGTCTTATGGTCGTGCACGGAATCGCTAcgatttgctaaaggtaggttttcctactcagtaccgttggttgtctagtgtgtcgattgtattGTATAATTGGTTTAGTGTCGTTGTTGGTGGTGTAGATTGGTTGTTGCTGatcattgttgtttgtttgtctctggttcgcgaggtgcgtcctcggctgagtggagtcacttgcgggagtggcttcatgcccttgattcgccctctatggaacctgccacagaaggggatgtgcacattaagtaacatgggttatcgctcggattagatgagcggggcttaggtaggaacggttgcggtcccccactggtggtgtggattactggttacgATTAGTAATCTGGCAGAATAGAACCTacgggcagtcagaggtgtgtggtgattggaggaggtggtgtatgtgtgttgctgtgtttgttgtgtctgcctttgtgttgttccttcagttactgaccttgtgtggtattgttgtgttgtctttttgtgttgtgtttgccgtgatccactatggtgagcagtcggtcttagcaggttaaTGTCAGGAttatagctgggtgcttggagggacgagtctaccacgagtcatggcagagatagttacacatagttgatagttgtaacgagttgtatcttttattttggttaatcactgtaatttaatataattgttcttttatcgacatttaattattactgtcctcgggcaaccgaggtggtaacgcccttatctgctacggaaagtcttgttaaggctccttggtagatgggggtgttacaaactccttGTAGGAGCCTCTTATAAATGATCATCAATTGTTAATGCTTGATCAATTGAATTATTGAAAACTCTTGATGAAATATATAAATCTCTACAATACGATTGAAAGATATCATGATtagttccaaaatggaacatcaaaactcctatagagtttatttgaaaagttattgtctcaacttgaagtttgagcaCATTGGAAATTAGATttgaatgagctttttgctaaacatgtgaaattagtttatggtccAAATTACCATAACGACTAGAATAATGTAGTGGAAATCTACGATGAAAaatgtcaatccatacatatatggtttagcaaagaaaatcgCTTAAAGGTATTGGATGAATTATTCAATAATGATCGGATTGATTCTCATTAAGACACTGAATTTAGGAATGATagctacactctttttcccttcgactaggtttttttTGTCTCAATGGGTTTTTCCTaacaaggtttttaacgaggtagtACTATAAGCGCATTATTACGCTATAGTCATGTCATCATGGTTGTTGAGATGACAATTTGTTTAGGATTATATAATGTTATATATCATCTATTGCGGAAACTCTATCATAATTATAGAGGTATTATTTGAAATGAAGATCCAAGagttattatgaaataattatatCCAGACTCTGAGTTCTCAAAGAAATATGATATCGAAGTTGTCATGGATTTCTATTGACCGAAGATTCAAATTTATTAACTACAATGGGTAGTACTACTTTAACGATCGAGAAGTTATGTCAAATCATGGATTATTTCAAGAtttatcaagttatgtaatcaCCAGGAAGAGTAGCATgcgctgtactctttttccttagccatggttttgtcccactggttttccatggaaaggttttaacgatACATCTTCTTCAGtgatggacatccaagggggagtgttatgaagaagaaatattataatataatattacatggatgtccatatcttagaatattttAGAGTATATTATCTTATGGAAATTCTGTACTTATTGTATTTGTATATATATCTCTCATAATGGAATAATATACGGTTATGTCCCCGTTTCTCTCTAACTTTCTTCCTACAATTCATTTTGTCatattttttatatataaaactaCTTATTTTAAAAAACCAAGgggaaaaaaaggaaaagggaaaaaaCCAACTGATTGTAGGATCTATTAAGTGATAGTACAAAAGTCGAGAGCTTCCAATCGCAGAGAAAACACGAAAAGTGAAAACCCTAAATCGTGATTTCATCCTCCCAGTATAATCAGCCACGCTGTTTCTCTTATCTCAGGTATTCTTCATTACTTTCGTCTCGATTGTATATAATCATTCCTCCCCTCTTtttgtattattattactatcataTAATTTATTTTGCATTGGATTTGTAATACCGAAATCGCCATTCTTATTAATTTGTTTATAGTTGGTTTCTAAATTGTATATCAGGCTATTAGTTTAATCTAGTATCTTCGATGAAACGTCACATTATTATACGGACCACCAAATTAGGATAAGGGTAAATCAATAATTAAGctttctagatctttcttttttgttttgtttttaccGTTATAAACGAGTAAGCGTATGAGTTTGGTATGCTTGACTTATTTCCAAAAATTGGTATTGCCAAAATGGACTATCTAGGCTAGTTGGCGATTATTCGAGCTTAGACGAGCAACAGGCAAATAACTCCTGGAAATTAGTGCTTCTCTTTGTGGAGTAGATGACTCTTGCATTCCTGTGGGTTTGGATACCTAAATATAGGCCAAATATTGAATTACTAACGTTGGTTTCACCAAAAGGTTTGAGGTTGTGAGCTTGGGCAAAACGTGAACAGAAAACTGAGAGACGTGTTGGAGACTTGCGAATCGCGCGTTTGTACTAGTGAGGTCTTGTCTCAGTGGTTGAGATTTGAGAATCAGGGCAACATGAATACCCCACCCCCACAACTGTAATGGCCTTGTGACTCCTTTCACCAAAAGtaaaataaataagagaaaattgttgattacagccttttaaaaatcactttttgaaaattacagccttataaatttttttttgaaaattacatccaaaatattacttttcttctaaaattgcaccaacttgaggttttcggtgaattttgatgatgtttttatgatgtttggggtgattaattggtttgtgttaaggagaggtaagaaatctgggtaagtaggctctcaaataataaagggtacatcataaaaacatcatcaaaattcaccaaaaacctcaagttggtgcaattttagaagaaaagtaatattttggatgtaattttcaaaaaaaattttataaggctgtaattttgaaaaagtgatttttaaaaggctgtaatcaacaattttctcaataaataaatacaaaattGGTGATGTTTATAAAATGAAAATAAGCTAGAAGTTTTGTGGGGATCTTTGATGCTGTGTTGTCAGAGTAAATGTTTCTTAATTTGGCAAGCTTAAGTTTTTCCAAAAGACTCTTCTATTTTCTGTTACATGATATTTTAGGTTTATTATGTTACAATATGAGCGGTTTCCTCCTCGCTCGATTTATTGATGTGTATCATGTACATTTATGTTTTCACTCTCACTTGTGATGGTTTTCCTAGTTTGCAGAACCATGAAAAGGCCAATGCCATGGAGTGACAAAGAGGATGACTCATCCTCAGATGAATCATCATCAAATAGTTCCGGATCAGAAGCCGAGGATGGAGCTGAAAAGTCAGCTCGAAGACCATCTGAAGGTACTATAGTTGATGTAGTTTTCAACTCTTATCCCCTCTAGTTAAGGGGCGGAGCGAGAAATGAAATTCTGGGGTAGCAAACTTTCTTCTTGTAGTTAGATATGGTTGCTAAGATCTCATATTTGAACCGAGTGGTACCCATTGCTATTAGGTAGCTCCCCCCATGCCCCTAACTGAACGTTTGTTGTGTTTTGCAAAGAACAAAGAGGTTTCGTTTTGTTCTCATATGGAGAACTATTTAATTTTCATAGTCTTTGTACGACAACATCAACAATTACCTCGTCTCAAACGCTACCATAGATGGTGTTGTAGGGAGCTTAGATGCATGCAATCTTACCACTCGTTTGATACCTTAGAGATGCTTATAATGACACATTGAAAATTGCATCTAACATTGTGCTGAATGACTTACTTTAGAGTTAAATGAAGCGCAACTAGTTGACTCGGCTAAATTTTTTAATGCCATCATAATATGGAACCAAATCGTAGTGAGTCCATAACTCTATTAGATATGAAATGGGTAATTGTTGAACATTGttctttaatatttacaaatgaATACATTTGTAGATTCTTAGACTGTAGTGGCTGTAAGGAGTAAGCACCATGTTAGTTGGTTGTTCATTAGTTAATAATCCAAGCGATGAGCTCTTCAAGCAACTCTTCTGAGAGGATGGTAAATGTGACGAATTATTGAAGCAATTCATTGTATCTTTTAATCTCCTATTTGCAGTCAAATCAATGAAACGTAAAGGTGGAGGAATTGATTATGAAGCTTTGAAACGACACGGTTATAAAGGGGGCTTATCTGTCCTCAAGGTGCCTCCACCAAAAGTGGGGGAGAATCGAGATTGGTCATGGTCTACTGGCAAGGAAAAGACGGGTACTGGCAAGGACAAGACCGGTGATCAAGACACGGAAGAATCTTACAGAGAGCGCCAGAAAACGAGAGCTGCAATTGCAGATGGTGAAGAGCTGGCTACTGCAATAACTCAAAAGGAGAAGAAGAGTTTTGCCCAGAAGGAGAAACGGAAGAGGGATCTCGGCCAAACTAGTAGGGGGAAAAATTATgttgaagaagaaaagagaatgtTGAGAGATAATGGTGTATATTCTGGCTTTGATAGCTGAAGTAAAAACCCTCTAAACTCTGAATGAAGAAGCTCTATAGAGTGTAGACAATTGTGTACAAATTATCCCAATTTGCCAAACTTTTTGGTGTCCTTGTATCAACTCTTTCATTATTTCGAACTTCTTGAACTTCAGATTGATATAGCAGTGGCCATCTCAACATGGGTTGGTGTTTAGCATGTTCTGCAAATCGAGAAAATATGTTTAAGAGTTGTCCCAACAGTTATCATAGATGAGGCAAGACGTTCAATAACTATAGCCTTACTCATATCCTGCAACGCCCAGTTGCCCAACGAGGAGGTTTTTGTGTGGTACAAACTACAAAATGCAAATTACAAGCAGAAATGGATGAGATGACTAGTAATACAAAAGTACATGCAGCTTATAAAGCTAGTTTGAAAAGTAAGTGATAGTTACACGAGATTGTAAAGTTGCAAGGAAATTGTCAAGCTTTTGATAAGGATACACTTCATCAGTTAAAGAAACGTGTATATTCTCCTACATTAGATGCAAATCACAAACACCCACGCTCTGCTAACATTTCTGGTTTGTTGAAGCTTTATTGATCCGAACAATGAACACAAGTAGCTCTGCCAACATTTCCAGTTCAACGATCTGAACTCTGATAGTTATCCCAAAGTTCTTCCCCAATCTTTTATTTCCCACAAACATCTCAATAGCTTCGCGTTAATGCCTCCTCATACTGACCTCTCAGAGAGCTTCTTGTAAATGCCTCTAATAGTTTTGAAGTAGTTCGACAACAGCCGCCAAACAGAGAACCCCCTGCTTTCCATCAATCACTGACTTGAGAACCAAAATCTTCCTCTGATACCCGTGTACTCCTGAGATTCAAAATGAGCTCGCATAGCAACTTATTACTGTGGTTTATAAGAATCTAAGAATGATctcattcatataaatttatGTAGCATAACTTTATAATTACTCCTGAGATTCAAATTGAGCATTGAACACTACATAATTTCTACAACATAAAAAATTTATACAATCTGAAAGGTAAAAATTGCTAACAAAaagaccattcatgaatccggaatGCAATAAACCCACTGGAACAGGACTTGGCTCATAGCTAACTGTTTTAAGTTCATAATAAGAAAATATAATTCATCCGTGGTGGAAGCAATGTGATTTAAATCTTCAAGAAAATAACGAGCATGCCGCTAGTTCAGAAAAACAAAATGGCATAGAGAATTTACAGATAT is a window encoding:
- the LOC141608455 gene encoding uncharacterized protein LOC141608455, which translates into the protein MKRPMPWSDKEDDSSSDESSSNSSGSEAEDGAEKSARRPSEVKSMKRKGGGIDYEALKRHGYKGGLSVLKVPPPKVGENRDWSWSTGKEKTGTGKDKTGDQDTEESYRERQKTRAAIADGEELATAITQKEKKSFAQKEKRKRDLGQTSRGKNYVEEEKRMLRDNGVYSGFDS